The sequence CGCCATCCGTCGTTTCGGCTCGGGATGGCTCAGCCTCTGTGTGGAGCCTGGATCTAATCCCTCCTATTCATTGGCCACCGCCTCTGTTGCGTTTCCTCCCCAGCTCTCTGCCAAGGAGGCGAAACTGCGTGACTTGGAGGACACCCTTGCCCGGGAGCGTGACACCAGCCGCCGGATCATGGCcgagaaggagcgggagatggcCGAGATGCGGGCCCGCATGCAGCAACAGCTGGACGAGTACCAGGAGCTGCTGGATATCAAACTGGCCCTGGACATGGAGATCAACGCCTACCGCAAACTCCTGGAGGGCGAGGAGGAGAGGTGGGCGCAGGGCTGGGCCCAGAAGGAGGGGTGGcctggagggcgggggggggggagctgtggcCTAGAGCGGTGGTGGGTCACGAGAGGTGGGTAAGTCCAGATGGGTTGAGCAGTTGTGAAAGTAGGTCCCACGTTGCAGGTCGGGAGTCCGAGGTGGGCCTTGGGTCTGGACTAGTTCACGACTACTGGCCTAGAGGGagcatctctcctctctctctctctctctgtctggctGGGAGGAGCCCCGCTTAGTGTGTGAGGGAAAGCACAGGGCTGGAGTTGGGAGCCTGCCCTGGACCTGCACTCGCCTTTTGGGGCGAGTGCCTCTTTAATCAGGAGAGAGGGCctggcggcaacagcagcagcagtggcagcagcttcTCACACCTGAGGCCGGGGCCCCGTGAGTGCACCTCACTCCGTGCTCAGCCAGAAGCCCCCCGGGGTGTGGTGCTCCCGGACGGACGGTGCAGGGAAGCCGCGCTCAGCCCTGCCTCTGCGGAGGGCGGCTGCTCAGCCCTGCtgccccttcctctctccctctcccaggcTGCGCCTCTCCCCGAGCCCCTCTTCCCAAAAGAGCGGCACCCGGACCCGCATCTCCCACTCCTCCATGCAAGGCTCCTCCAAGAAGAGGAAACTGGAGGACGGCGAGAGCCGCACCAGCTTCTCCCACCATGCCAGGACCAGCGGCCGTGTGGCCGTGGAGGAGGTCGACCTGGAAGGGAGGTTTGTCCGTCTGAGGAACAAGTCCAACGAGGTGGGTCTTCCGGATATGCGAAGAGGTCGGGGAACGGTGTTCAGATGACCCTAAGGTGAAAGAAGCTGAGAGGTCTCGGTGGACCAGTCAGTCGTCTGACTTAGGTTCGCGAACTTTCAGGCTTCACAGAACTCCTCATCAGGCCAAATGAAAGTTTAGAGCTGAAACTGATGATGAGGAGTTAATGAGATCTTCCCTGCTCCTGGAGCGATGGGCTGGCTGGTCATGGAGAGGCCGCTTGTTTAGGTGCCCTCACAGACAGAGGAGGGTGGTGGGGTTGCTTGAGGTGGGTCCCAGTGGAAGGAAACGAGAGGACGGAACGGCCTGGTCCAGAGGGAGCCCGGTCCACCCCGCGTCTCTTCCTGGGAGATGGCagctcctctgaggaggactggTGTAGCCGGgggatccttattattattattattatttaaggatttttatgccgccattcagccaaaaaaggctctcacggcggcttacaaaagtatttcttgacagtccctgcccacaggcttacaatctaaaagacatgacacaaaaggaaaggggattgggagggaggaggaggagggggaaaaggaaagcaaattcaggcactacaatcttagttgtaaagttcagcagttacagttgacagcaggagggagggggctctcagctggacccaggcacggtggagaggtgcctggctgctgcttcctccctcatccttgcaacaacctccttctgttttctcccccccccccccccaggaccagTCTTTGGGGAACTGGCAGATCAAGCGCCAGAACGGAGAGGAGGCCCCCGTCTGCTATAGGTTCCCCCCAAAGTTCACCTTGAAGGCTGGGCAGCTGGTTACGGTGAGTAGCTGTGAGTCTTGTGTGAAGGGTGCAGTGAAAATGGACAGACCTCCCCAGGAACTCCTGCGGTGTGCAGATACAGTCAGCAGGCACCCCCAGCTCTTTTGGGTCAGGGGTACGTTTGGAATGTCGAGACACTGTCACGGGCgctcccacaaaatggctgccagttcCTAAAACGGCTGCCATGgcgggcatggctggtcacaaaacactcacttCCCAGAAGGCCAACCGGTGAggctaaaagggggaaaaaaaagaagggggggggaagtgcccTGTGGACAAGGCGGAGGCCTGAGCTCCAAAACCGTTCGTTTGAACCCAAGGAACGACGGCGCTTGGGGGCAGCAGGGCCAGACTTCtccatttacaaaaattaaaaacggcAAGAAGTGGAATAAAAATCCAGAGCTTGCTGAGCAGTGAGAGGCGGCACCACATCGGACACCCCAGAGACAGGCTGTGCTGTTGTGTGAGCGTGACGTTCCATGATGGTTTTTCTCtgctcctttccctctccccGTCCCTCTGCCCCCTTTAAGATCTGGGCCTCTGGTGCTGGCGTGACCCATAACCCTCCCACTGATATGGTGTGGAAGAACCAAAGCTCGTGGGGATCTGGGGACAGCTTGCGCACTGCTCTCCTCACCAACACCGGAGAGGTAAGGCCCGTTGCGGCTGAGGCTCAGGGGTGGATGTGGCTGGTATGGAACAGCTCGTCCGTCGCGAAGCCAAGAAGGCCGCCTACATGTGGGGGCCCTGGGCAAAGCGGGAGGcgggaaagggagtggggccgTCTGCTGGAGCAGCTGGACGTCTGCCTCGTTGCTGTTTCTTCCTCTGTTTGTCTCCTTTTCTGTTTGTATTTAGATCACGGCGTGGCAAATGTTTTTGGGACTGGATTCCAGTTCGGGAAGGGTCTCTGAGGGGCAtaattccagcagtgggtgggctACGGGTACCAGAGGGTAGGTGGGGCAAAGCAAAGTAGGCAGGGCCAGATGGAATTCAGACCAGTTTGGTGATTTTCCcaccaagtatttatttatttatttattgcatgtctttactgcccaatagccgaagctctctgggcagttcacagaaattaaaaccatgaggcaCACAAGCCACAGcttaattctatgcatgtctactcagggaGTAAGCTCCAGTGCTTTTACCTCCTGAGTAGACGTGGTTGTTTCTCTTGGGAAATCCAAGCTTTTATCTCCAGtcagtgattggagataagagtgtGGGCTTCTTGCACAGAGCTGGAGGGAACATGGGGGAGGCAGCCTGTAGAATAAACTCGTGGGATGGACCAAGAACTTCCACTGTCAGCATCTGGTCCTCAGGCCAGGGTTTCTCCCACCCCTGGTTTGGATCATAGGCCCTTATGCTATGCAGCACTTTGTTTTTAGACATTTAAGAGATGGCGGTAATTCTGCCCAGGAGCTCTTCTCAGGACCCAGACTACAGTCCACAGCCCTCTTGcccccctctttctccctccctgctctgCCTGGCTGCCACTCATGCATAAATCCttccagccgagctggctgggcaAATAGCTGCCCCTGTGTGACGTCGCTTCTTCCGTTCCGCTCTCCCTCTCTGCAGGAAGTGGCCATGAGGAAGCTGGTGCGCACGATGATTGTcgatgatgatgaagaggaggatgacgAAGATGGcgtccaccaccgccaccaccaccacgtgaGTTTCGTGGGACGGTGTCTTAGCCCGTGGAGCCCCCTAGCGATGGGCTTACAGCCACGTTTCCTATCTAGGTGTAGGCAGCTTTCGGGAGGTGGAAGCGATGCCCCAGGCACCCACCTCCCATTGAGGTATTGAATGCCGAGAAACAGGAGAAAAGCGTTGGAACCTGAAGGCTTCCAGGGCGCACCGACCGGAATCTAAAATGCACCTCCACCATCACTCCAAAAGACAAAATAGGGAccagcaagggggtggggggatgttttACTCAGAACAGGAGGCCGGAAACGAGGCTGTTCCTGCTAAATGGGAACAGTTGGAGCCGTCAACATGTGCTTCGGTGGCCCAAACTAGACCTCGATATGTCTTTGTATTTgatgtgttcattttttaaaaatgcaaatagcctCAACTGTGCGTGTGTGGCTGAGAATCATTGGGcttctcagggaggggagtttagcCCTTTCTTCTCCTGCTGTGGTCCTGAAGAAAATAACTCATTTGAAGCTGCAAATAGCACCTTGAGAGGAGGGATTTACCCCAGGGCAGCACAGAAAGGAAGTCTTAAGCTCCCCTACCCCTCCTGCCGCAGTTCTGAGGATTATagcccctctccttccccccaccccacatttgcaCATATGGCCTGACTGGaacccaccaggagaagagcctttatttatttattcatttatttatttattgcatttctataccgcccaacagctgacgctccctgggcggttcacaaaaattaaaaccattcaaagtataaaacaaaaagtataagaacatgatataaaatacaatataaaaatacaaccaggataACATGAGTGTagcggccccttctctgtggaactttctgctcctggaggtcaggcaggcgccaacacgaggctgctgtttttctggttcctttgtttttaaattgaacagttttaatttgcttttcaccgctctggaatctgtgttagataattgagtggaatataaatattgtaaataaataaataaaacacattaagtgcaaatttgcatttaacCTCACGTCCATTTCATTTTAGCATGATAGAATTGTATCCCAGAGTACTTTCTTTTAAACCACCAGTGTCGTCATCAGGAGCAATGCAGTGCGAAGGTGGGAAGTGTGCCAGCCAGTAGTAGACTACAGAGATACCAGTACCATTCCGAGCGCACCTGGGCAGGGCAGTGGGGATCGCGTCCATCTCTTGCTAGGACTAAGGTTCCGGGGCCTCCCGTGACGGGGCGGTTCCACCTCTGCACATGTTGGGTTGCTGATCtctctgccttctcctccagagccACTGCAGCGCTTCCGGTGACCCGGGCGAGTACAACCTCCGTTCCCGCACTGTCCTGTGCGGCAGCTGTGGGCAGCCGGCGGAGAAGGCGGCTGGTGGCAccaacgccgccgccgccgccgccaccagcaCCATGTcttctggctcctcctcttccagccTCACCATCACACGCAGCTACCGTACCGGCGGCACCGGCCTTGGGGAGAGCCTGCTGCCCAGGTCCTACATCCTGGGCAATTCCAGCCCACGCCAGCAGGTCAGTGCTCCGCTGTGGGCCAGGGCTTCCCTGGGGGAGGCAGGGGAGGCGCATTGCTCGGGAGGCCTCGGCTCTACCTGCCTGCCTTATTAGATGACTCGCACGGCAGGGCAGTCAGCATTCTGGGCTTTCCAGCAGCGCTGGGGCAGCTGAGGCTCCCCGCATgttgttggactacgactcccatcatctaTGACCCTTGGGCATGCCTgctgaggctgatgagagttggagccCACCTGCATCTGTGTGCAGATGTGGATTAAAACTCAAAGAGGCCCCCATGGCTTGCTGTCAGTCATGGTGAGCACGgaggccctgcctgcctgctgagaCTGCTGTCCAGTGTGGATCCAGTTGATCTGGATCAGTGGTGTGATCCAGCCTGCCTTGCCAGCACCATGTGGGAACTGGGCCTGAGCCTTCGAACCCTCTGTGCCACGCAGATGTGCAAAGGATCCCTGTAGTGGGAAAGTTTGAAAATAGCTGGACTAAACCAACTTGGAAGGAAAGCACGCGCACCCCCAGGTCAAAATCTCTCTGTGCATCCCGTGCTGGGCGCAGCGTGTCCTGCTGAGCTTGACGCATGTAAAGGTCTTAGTGTCCTCAAGCAAATGGTCCTCGTCCCCCAGATGGACCTTTGAGTTGGTCCTCCGTACACCGACACCCGGGAGCGGCGAGCTCCTGCCCAAGTCGGCTGGTGGCTCAGTGGCGGaagagcccatgctttgcaggcagaaggtcgccggttcgatccctggcggcatctccaggaagggctgggaaatgcctgcttgaaaccctggggagccgctgctgc comes from Elgaria multicarinata webbii isolate HBS135686 ecotype San Diego chromosome 21, rElgMul1.1.pri, whole genome shotgun sequence and encodes:
- the LMNA gene encoding lamin, with translation METPGQKRSTRSGAGGTPLSPARITRLQEKEDLQELNDRLAVYIDKVRSLESENAGLRLRITESEEEVSREVTGIKAAYEAELADARKTLDSVAKERARLQLELSKVREEFKELKARNAKKESDLLAAQGRLKDLEALLNSKEAALTTALGEKRNLENELRELRGQVAKLEAALAEVKKQLQDEMLRRVDAENRLQTLKEELEFQKNIYGEELRESKRRHETRLVEIDSGRQREFESKLADALHDLRGQHESQVKMYKDELEKTYSAKLENAKQSAERNSSMAGAAHEELHEMRIRIDGLSAQVSQLQKQLSAKEAKLRDLEDTLARERDTSRRIMAEKEREMAEMRARMQQQLDEYQELLDIKLALDMEINAYRKLLEGEEERLRLSPSPSSQKSGTRTRISHSSMQGSSKKRKLEDGESRTSFSHHARTSGRVAVEEVDLEGRFVRLRNKSNEDQSLGNWQIKRQNGEEAPVCYRFPPKFTLKAGQLVTIWASGAGVTHNPPTDMVWKNQSSWGSGDSLRTALLTNTGEEVAMRKLVRTMIVDDDEEEDDEDGVHHRHHHHSHCSASGDPGEYNLRSRTVLCGSCGQPAEKAAGGTNAAAAAATSTMSSGSSSSSLTITRSYRTGGTGLGESLLPRSYILGNSSPRQQGPQNCSIM